GAACCCGGATCCCCTGGGTACGCCGGATATCCTGCTGATGGTGTCCGATGCGGTGATCGTGTTCGACAACCTGGCGGGCAAGCTGCACGCCATCGTGCTGGTGGATCCGAACCAGGACGACGCCTTCGAACGGGGCCAGGCCCATCTCGCCGAACTGCGTCGCAAGCTGCGCCTGCCGGTGGTTCCGCGCCTGGGGGTGGACCCGGCGCTGCCGGTGGAGATGCAGACCGACTTCCGCTCCAGCTTCACCCGTGAGGACTACGAGCAGGCGGTTCGCGACATCAAGGAATACATCCTCGCCGGCGACTGCATGCAGGTGGTGATTTCCCAGCGCATGTCGGTCCCCTTCACCGCCGCGCCCATCGACCTGTATCGCGCCCTGCGCTGCTTCAACCCCACGCCCTACATGTACTTCTTCAATTTCGGCGACTTCCACGTGGTGGGCAGCTCGCCGGAAGTGCTGGTGCGCGTGGAGGATGGCCTGGTCACCGTGCGCCCGATCGCTGGCACCCGTCCGCGCGGCGCCACCGAGGAAGCCGATCTGGCCCTGGAAGAGGACCTGCTGTCCGATGCCAAGGAGTTGGCCGAGCACCTCATGCTGATCGACCTGGGCCGCAACGATGTGGGCCGCGTCTCCAGCACCGGCTCGGTGAAGGTCACCGAGAAAATGGTGATCGAGCGCTATTCCAACGTGATGCACATCGTTTCCAACGTCACCGGCCATCTGAAGGAAGGCGTCTCCGCCATGTCGGCGCTGCGCGCGATCCTGCCGGCGGGCACCCTCTCCGGCGCGCCGAAGATCCGCGCCATGGAAATCATCGACCAGCTCGAGCCGGTCAAGCGGGGTGTCTACGGCGGTGCCGTGGGCTACCTGGCCTGGAACGGCAACATGGACACCGCCATCGCGATCCGCACCGCGGTGATCAAGGACGGCGAACTGCACGTCCAGGCCGGCGCCGGCATCGTCGCCGACTCGGTCCCGGCCCTGGAATGGGAGGAGACGCTGAACAAGCGCCGCGCCATGTTCCGTGCCGTGGCCCTCGCCGAACAGACCGCCAAGACCGACGCCTGAGGATCGCACCATGCTGCTGATGATCGACAACTACGATTCCTTTACCTACAACGTGGTGCAGTACCTGGGTGAGCTGGGCGCGGACGTGCACGTGATCCGCAATGACGAGCTGTCCATCGCCGAGATCGAGGCGCTGAACCCGGAGCGCATCGTGGTCTCGCCCGGTCCCTGCACCCCCAATGAAGCGGGCGTGTCCCTGGATGTGATCCGCCATTTCGCCGGCAAGTTGCCGATCCTCGGCGTCTGCCTGGGGCACCAGAGCATCGGCCAGGCCTTCGGCGGTGACGTGGTCCGCGCGCGCCAGGCCATGCATGGCAAGACCAGCCCGGTGTTCCACAAGGACCTGGGTGTGTTCGAGGGGTTGAACAATCCGCTCACGGTCACCCGCTACCATTCCCTGGTGGTGAAGCTGGAAACCTTGCCGGATGCGCTGGAAGTCACTGCCTGGACCCAGCATGACGACGGCTCGGTGGACGAGATCATGGGGCTGCGGCACAAGACGCTGAACATCGAGGGGGTGCAGTTCCACCCCGAATCCATCCTCACTGAACAAGGCCACGAGCTCCTGGCCAACTTCCTCAAGCAGACCGGTGGAGTACGCTGACATGGACATCAAGGAAGCCCTGAACCGGGTGGTCAACCAACTGGACCTGACCACGGAGGAAATGCAGGACGTGATGCGCCAGATCATGACCGGCCAGTGCACCGATGCGCAGATCGGCGCCTTCCTCATGGGCATGCGCATGAAGAGCGAGACCATCGAGGAAATCGTCGGTGCCGTCTCGGTCATGCGTGAGCTGGCGGTCCGCGTCGAGCTGTCCGACCTGGCCCGCGTGGTGGACGTGGTCGGCACCGGTGGCGATGGCGCGAATATCTTCAACGTCTCCTCGGCGGCCACTTTCGTGGTGGCGGCCGCCGGAGGCAAGGTGGCCAAGCACGGCAACCGCGCGGTGTCCGGCAAGACCGGCAGCGCCGACGTGCTGGAGGCGGCGGGCATCTACCTGGACCTGAAGCCCGAGCAGGTGGCCCGTTGCATCGAGCATATCGGCGTCGGCTTCATGTTCGCCCAGGTGCATCACCGGGCCATGAAGTACGCCGCCGGCCCGCGTCGGGAGCTGGGGCTGCGCACGCTGTTCAACATGCTCGGCCCGCTGACGAATCCGGCCGGTGTGAAGCACCAGGTGGTCGGTGTGTTCAGCCAGGCCCTGTGCCGTCCGCTGGCCGAGGTGCTCAAGCGCCTGGGCAGCGAGCACATCCTGGTGGTGCATTCGAAGGACGGGCTGGATGAACTGAGTCTCGCCGCGCCGACCCATGTCGCCGAACTGAAAGGCGGTGAGGTCACCGAGTACCAGATCCAGCCCGAGGACTTCGGCATCAAGAGCCAGAGCCTCATCGGCCTTACGGTGGGCAGTCCCCAGGAATCCCTGGAGCTGATCCGCGACGCCCTGGGCAAGCGCAAGACCGAGAGCGGCCAGAAGGCCGCTGACATGATCGTGCTGAATGCCGGCGCGGCGCTCTATGCCGCTGACCTGGCGTCCAGCCTGAAGGAGGGCGTGCGCCTGGCCCAGGACGCCCTGCACACTGGCCTGGCCCGCGAGAAGCTGGACGAGCTGGCCTCCTTTACCGCCGTGTTCCGAGTGGAGAATGAAGCGTGAGCATCCCGACCATCCTTGAGAAGATCCTGGCGCGCAAGGCCGAGGAAGTGGCCGAGCGTCGCGCCCGTGTTTCCCTTGCCGAGGTGGAGGCGCTGGCGCGTTCCGCCGATGCTCCCCGAGGCTTTGCCCGCGCGCTGATGGAGCGGGCCGAGCGCCACCAGCCGGCGGTGATCGCCGAGGTGAAGAAGGCGTCGCCGAGCAAGGGCGTGCTGCGGGAGCATTTCGTTCCCGCGCAGATTGCCCGCAGCTACGAGGCGGGCGGTGCCGCCTGCCTGTCCGTGCTGACGGACATCGACTTCTTCCAGGGCAGCGATGCCTACTTGCAGGAAGCCCGCGCCGCCTGTTCCCTGCCGGTGATCCGCAAGGATTTCCTGATCGACCCCTACCAGGTGGTGGAAGCCCGTGCCATCGGCGCCGACTGCGTGCTGCTGATCGTTTCCGCCCTGGAGGATGGCCGCATGAAGGAGCTGGCCGCCACCGCCAGGGAGGTCGGCCTCGACGTGCTGGTGGAAGTGCACGACAGCGAGGAGCTGGACCGCGCCCTGAACTGCCTGGACACGCCGCTGGTGGGCATCAACAACCGCAGCCTGCACAGTTTCGAGGTCAGCCTGGAAACCACCCTCGACCTGTTGCCGCGCATCCCGCGTGATCGCCTGGTGGTGACCGAGAGCGGCATCCTCAACCGGGCCGATGTGGAGCTGATGGAGGTCAGCGGCGTCTACGCCTTCCTCGTAGGCGAGGCCTTCATGCGCGCAGAGGAGCCGGGTACCGAGCTGGGTCGTCTGTTCTTCCCCGAGCGCAACCGCGTGGTGGCGGGGATCGACCCGGACTGATCCAGGCCGGAGCACCGCCCATGAAAAAGCCGGCTTGCGCCGGCTTTTTCGTCTCCGCTTTCAACAGGGCAGGGCCGAGGCGCAGCTGATCGGCGCTCAGCGGGTGCCGAAGACCACCATGGTCTTCCCCTTCACGTTCACCAGACCCTGTTCTTCCAGGCTCTTCAGCACCCGGCCAACCATTTCGCGGGAGCAGCCGACGATACGGCCGATCTCCTGGCGGGTGATCTTGATCTGCATGCCGTCCGGGTGGGTCATGGCGTCGGGCTGCTTGCACAGGTCGAGCAGGGTGCGGGCCACTCGGCCGGTGACATCGAGGAAGGCCAGGTCGCCCACCTTGCGGGTGGTGTTGCGCAGGCGGTCGGCCATCTGGCTGCCCAGGGCGTAGAGGATCTCCGGGTCCTGCTGGGTGAGTTCACGGAACTTCGCGTAGCTCAGTTCCGCCACTTCGCATTCGGTCTTGGCGCGCACCCAGGCGCTACGTTCCTTCTCGGTGCCTTCCTTCTCGAACAGGCCCATCTCGCCGAAGAAGTCGCCGGGGTTGAGGTAGGCGATGATCATTTCCCGGCCATCGTCATCCTCGATCAGGATGGTGACCGAGCCCTTGATGATGATGAAGAGGGTTTCGCAGCGGTCGCCCGCATAGATGATGGTGCTCTTGGCCGTGTAGCGGCGGCGATGACAATGCGCGAGTAGTTTGTCCAGGCTTTTTATTTTTGGTGTAAGGGTGATTGCGACCATGCCCGAGTCCCGAAAAAAAGAAGGTAAGCCTTTGTACAGCAGGCAAATTTCTAATAGTTGTCTGGCCAAGTGTGCCAGTAATCCGGCGCCAGCTTAACAGACACCCCCCAATGAACAACGTCATTTTGCGACGTGCCTAACACCTGCTTCGGAACTATACGGGGGGCGGTGAGGAAAAGTCGCTGTGATAAGCTACCGCACCTTTTTCCGAGCGGAGTTCCAGGTGATGAAAGCACGCATCCAGTGGGCGGGTGAGGCCCTGTTCCTTGGCGAGTCCGGCAGCGGGCACGTCGTGGTGATGGATGGCCCGCCCGAGTCCGGTGGCCGCAACCTTGGCGTGCGTCCCATGGAGATGCTGCTGCTCGGCCTCGGTGGCTGCACCAACTTCGACGTGGTGAGCATCCTCAAGAAGGGGCGCCAGCCGGTGGAGAGCTGCGAGGCGTTCCTCGAAGCCGAGCGCGCCGGTGAAGACCCGAAGGTCTTCACCCGGATCCATGTGCACTTCGTGGTGAAGGGCCGTGGGCTGAAGGAGGCGCAGGTCAAGCGGGCGGTGGAACTCTCCGCCGAGAAGTACTGCTCGGCTTCCATCATGCTGGGCCGTGCCGGTGTGGAAATCACCCACGATTACGAAATCGTCGAACTCGGCGCCTGATCCCGGTGGGCCGGATGCCCGTCAATGACATCCGGCCATCATATTTGCGCGGCAAACTCTGGCAGACGGCGTCCGTCGTCTGCATAATTCGCCCCCTTTCCATTTCCGGGGCTTCGGGCTCCGAACCTACGACCACAATCGCCAACGCGAAGAGGTGTAAACCGTCCTACGCAGGAGTGTCGTGCGCTTCTGACGGGCATGCTCAACCACGCGGCAGAGCCGCATATGCACAGAGAGCTCTCAACGGTGAAAAGCAAACTCAAGCTCCACGGGTTCAATAACCTGACTAAGACCTTGAGCTTCAACATCTATGACATCTGCTACGCGGAGACCCCCGAGGATCAGCAGGCTTACGTTCAGTACATCGATGAAGAGTACGACGCGGAGCGCCTGACCCAGATCCTCACCGACGTCGTGGACATCATTGGTGCCAATATCCTCAACATCGCCCGCCAGGATTACGATCCCCAGGGCGCGAGCGTGACCATCCTCATTTCCGAGCAGCCGGTGACGCCTACCGACAGTCAGATCGAGGAGTCCCCGGGGCCGCTGCCGGAAACCATCCTGGCGCACCTCGACAAGAGTCACATCACCGTTCACACCTACCCGGAGATCCATCCGGTGTCGGGTATCGCCACCTTCCGTGTGGATATCGATGTGTCGACCTGTGGCGTGATTTCCCCGCTGAAGGCGCTCAATTACCTCATCCACCAGTTCGACTCGGACATCGTCACCGTCGACTATCGCGTGCGTGGATTCACCCGCGATGTGGAAGGCCGCAAGCACTTCATCGACCACGAGATCAATTCCATCCAGAACTACCTCTCCGATGACACCCGCGACGCCTACCAGATGACGGACGTCAACGTGTATCAGGAGAACCTGTTCCACACCAAGATGCTGCTCAAGGATTTCGAGCTGGACAACTACCTGTTCGGCGACGCGACCCGCAACCTGACGTCGGGGCAGCGCAAGGAAGTCGAAGAGCGCCTGCGTCACGAGATGCTGGAAATCTTCTACGCACGCAACATGCCGCACTGAGGCATGGACGCTCCAGGCGAAGGCTGCGAGCGGCGGGTGAAAAGCACAAAGGGCGCCGAGGCGCCCTTTGTCGTTCCTGCTGCCGGGAAGCCGCCGCTTCAGATCCGGTAGGTGCTCTTGGTCATGACCTTGGAGAGCAGGGTCATGCCGAACTTCACCGGTGCGGGGAAGCGCAAGCCGCCGGCCTCGATGGCGCTGGTGGCGTGCTGTTCCTCGTCCGTGCGCATCTGCTGGAGGATGGCGCGGGAGCGGGCATCGTCGGTCGGCAGTTGCTCCAGGTGCTCGTCGAGGTGTTTGCACACCTGGTCCTCCGTAGCCGCGACGAAACCCAGGCTGACGCGGTCGCTGATGAGCCCGGCCACGGCGCCGATGCCAAAGGACAGGCCATAGAACACCGGGTTCAGCACGCTGGGGTGGCTGCCCAGCTCGCGGATACGCTGCTCGCACCAGGCGAGGTGGTCGATCTCCTCCTCGGCGGCGTGCTCCATGGCGGCGCGGATGTCGGGCAGCTTGGC
This genomic window from Pseudomonas furukawaii contains:
- the coq7 gene encoding 2-polyprenyl-3-methyl-6-methoxy-1,4-benzoquinone monooxygenase; protein product: MTSERSYSPADRLLLQADAALRTLLPFTGQPYRASPAEGLPESDMDADEARHVAGLMRINHTGEVCAQALYQGQALTAKLPDIRAAMEHAAEEEIDHLAWCEQRIRELGSHPSVLNPVFYGLSFGIGAVAGLISDRVSLGFVAATEDQVCKHLDEHLEQLPTDDARSRAILQQMRTDEEQHATSAIEAGGLRFPAPVKFGMTLLSKVMTKSTYRI
- the speD gene encoding adenosylmethionine decarboxylase, which gives rise to MKSKLKLHGFNNLTKTLSFNIYDICYAETPEDQQAYVQYIDEEYDAERLTQILTDVVDIIGANILNIARQDYDPQGASVTILISEQPVTPTDSQIEESPGPLPETILAHLDKSHITVHTYPEIHPVSGIATFRVDIDVSTCGVISPLKALNYLIHQFDSDIVTVDYRVRGFTRDVEGRKHFIDHEINSIQNYLSDDTRDAYQMTDVNVYQENLFHTKMLLKDFELDNYLFGDATRNLTSGQRKEVEERLRHEMLEIFYARNMPH
- the trpE gene encoding anthranilate synthase component I yields the protein MTREEFLRLAAEGYNRIPLAFETLADFDTPLSLYLKLADTPYSYLLESVQGGEKWGRYSIIGLQSRTVLRAHGPRVTVSVDDVETESLECEDPLAFVEDFKERYQVAPIAGLPRFNGGLVGYFGYDCVRYVEKRLANCPNPDPLGTPDILLMVSDAVIVFDNLAGKLHAIVLVDPNQDDAFERGQAHLAELRRKLRLPVVPRLGVDPALPVEMQTDFRSSFTREDYEQAVRDIKEYILAGDCMQVVISQRMSVPFTAAPIDLYRALRCFNPTPYMYFFNFGDFHVVGSSPEVLVRVEDGLVTVRPIAGTRPRGATEEADLALEEDLLSDAKELAEHLMLIDLGRNDVGRVSSTGSVKVTEKMVIERYSNVMHIVSNVTGHLKEGVSAMSALRAILPAGTLSGAPKIRAMEIIDQLEPVKRGVYGGAVGYLAWNGNMDTAIAIRTAVIKDGELHVQAGAGIVADSVPALEWEETLNKRRAMFRAVALAEQTAKTDA
- the trpD gene encoding anthranilate phosphoribosyltransferase; the protein is MDIKEALNRVVNQLDLTTEEMQDVMRQIMTGQCTDAQIGAFLMGMRMKSETIEEIVGAVSVMRELAVRVELSDLARVVDVVGTGGDGANIFNVSSAATFVVAAAGGKVAKHGNRAVSGKTGSADVLEAAGIYLDLKPEQVARCIEHIGVGFMFAQVHHRAMKYAAGPRRELGLRTLFNMLGPLTNPAGVKHQVVGVFSQALCRPLAEVLKRLGSEHILVVHSKDGLDELSLAAPTHVAELKGGEVTEYQIQPEDFGIKSQSLIGLTVGSPQESLELIRDALGKRKTESGQKAADMIVLNAGAALYAADLASSLKEGVRLAQDALHTGLAREKLDELASFTAVFRVENEA
- the trpC gene encoding indole-3-glycerol phosphate synthase TrpC, translated to MSIPTILEKILARKAEEVAERRARVSLAEVEALARSADAPRGFARALMERAERHQPAVIAEVKKASPSKGVLREHFVPAQIARSYEAGGAACLSVLTDIDFFQGSDAYLQEARAACSLPVIRKDFLIDPYQVVEARAIGADCVLLIVSALEDGRMKELAATAREVGLDVLVEVHDSEELDRALNCLDTPLVGINNRSLHSFEVSLETTLDLLPRIPRDRLVVTESGILNRADVELMEVSGVYAFLVGEAFMRAEEPGTELGRLFFPERNRVVAGIDPD
- a CDS encoding OsmC family protein, translated to MKARIQWAGEALFLGESGSGHVVVMDGPPESGGRNLGVRPMEMLLLGLGGCTNFDVVSILKKGRQPVESCEAFLEAERAGEDPKVFTRIHVHFVVKGRGLKEAQVKRAVELSAEKYCSASIMLGRAGVEITHDYEIVELGA
- a CDS encoding aminodeoxychorismate/anthranilate synthase component II yields the protein MLLMIDNYDSFTYNVVQYLGELGADVHVIRNDELSIAEIEALNPERIVVSPGPCTPNEAGVSLDVIRHFAGKLPILGVCLGHQSIGQAFGGDVVRARQAMHGKTSPVFHKDLGVFEGLNNPLTVTRYHSLVVKLETLPDALEVTAWTQHDDGSVDEIMGLRHKTLNIEGVQFHPESILTEQGHELLANFLKQTGGVR
- the crp gene encoding cAMP-activated global transcriptional regulator CRP; protein product: MVAITLTPKIKSLDKLLAHCHRRRYTAKSTIIYAGDRCETLFIIIKGSVTILIEDDDGREMIIAYLNPGDFFGEMGLFEKEGTEKERSAWVRAKTECEVAELSYAKFRELTQQDPEILYALGSQMADRLRNTTRKVGDLAFLDVTGRVARTLLDLCKQPDAMTHPDGMQIKITRQEIGRIVGCSREMVGRVLKSLEEQGLVNVKGKTMVVFGTR